TGGTTCGGCCGCATCGACAGAGCTGGTGATTTATAAGCGCACGGAGTCGCCTACCGCGTATGGAAACACAGACGCGGTCGCTGCTCGACCACCTCTCGCCCGAGCGGCGGGCGGCTATCGAGGAGCACGTCGAGACGCTGCTCTCGGAGTTGACCCTCGAACAGAAGGTGGGGCAGTTGAACCAGGTGAACGCCGACTTCGCGACGGGGACTGCCGTCGCCGACATGGACCTCGAGGAGGGAATCCGCGACGGCGACATCGGGTCGGTGCTCAACTTCGCCGACCTCGACGAGGCCCGGCGGTTCCAGGAACTCGCCGTCGAGGAGTCCGACCACGGCATCCCGCTCGTGCTGGCGCTCGACGTCATCCACGGCTACCGGACGATCTTTCCGATCCCGCTCGGCGAGGCGGCGTCGTGGAATCCGGAGATGGCAGCGCTGTCGGCGCGTGTCGCCGCGACCGAGGCGGCTGCCGATGGGGTACACTGGACGTTCGCCCCGTCGGTCGACGTCGGTCGTGACCCCCGCTGGGGCCGCGTGATGGAGGCCGCGGGTGAGGACCCGTACCTCACCGCCGAAACCTCGAAGGCACGCGTCCGTGGCTTCCAGGGCGACGACCTCGCTGCGGACGACACCGTCCTCGCCTGTGCGAAGCACTACGTCGGCTACGGTGCCTCCGAGGCCGGCCGCGAGTACAACATCGTCGACATCTCCGAGACGACCCTCCGTGAGGTCCACCTCCCGCCGTTCGAGGCCTGTCTGGAAGCGGGTGTCGGCAGCGTGATGAACGCCTTCAATCTGCACGAGCGAATCCCGGCCAGCAGTAACGATGAACTCGTCGAGGGAATCTTGCGCGGCGAACTCGACTTCGAGGATCTGGTCGTGTCCGACTGGAACTCGTTCGGTGAACTCATCGAGCACGGCGTCGCCGGTGACCTGCGCGATGCGGCTCGGGCGTGCATCGAGGCTGGCTCCGACGTCGACATGGTCAGTGGAGCCTACGCGACCGAACTGGTCGGGCTGGTCGAAGACGGTGTCGTCGACGAAGCACTCGTCGACGACGCGGTCCGCCGTCTCTTGACCGTCAAAGGCGTTCTCGGGCTGTTCGACGACCCTTACCGGTACTTCGACGAGGAGCGTCGGTCCCAGCGGATTCTCACCGACGACCACCGCGCGGCCGCCCGCGAGGTAGCCCGTGAGTCGCTGGTCCTGTTGAAGAACGAAGCGGACCTGTTGCCAGTGGACGAGCGCGACGACGTCGCACTCGTCGGCGGGCTCGCGGACAGTGCCACCGACATGCTCGGTGCCTGGCGCGCCGAGGGCGACCCGGACGACGTGACGACGCTCAGGACGACACTCACTGACCGCGTCGAGAGCCTGACGTACGTCGAGGGCTGTGACAGAGACGGCGCTGTCGGCGACGAGCAACTGGAGCGAGCAGTGGAGGCGGTCACGTCCGCGGACGTCGCGATCGTCGCCGTCGGCGAGCGCTACAGCCAGAGCGGTGAGGCGGCGAGTCGCGCCCACCTCGACCTGCCCGGCGACCAGCGGGCGCTGCTCGAAGCACTCGTCGAGACAGGGACGCCCGTCGCCGCCGTGCTGTTCAGCGGCCGACCCCTGGCTATCGACTGGGAGGCCGACCACGTCCCCGCACTCCTCGAGGCCTGGTTCCCCGGTGTCGAAGCCGGTCCCGCCATCGCCGACGTCCTCCTGGGCGAGGACGACCCGTCGGGGCGGCTGCCGATGAGTTTCCCCATCACCGAAGGACAGATCCCCCTCTACTACAACCGGCTGAGAACCGGGCGGCCCGCTGAAGACGGCGAGGTGGACCTGACGGTCGCCCCAGAGAACCACGCGGAGAAGTACCTCTCACGGTATCTCGACGTCCCGAACGAACCGCTGTACGCCTTCGGTCACGGGGAGAGTTACACGGAGTTCGCGTACACCGACCTCACCCTGGGGACGGATGCGGTCACAGCCGAGGAGACGCTCTCGGTCGAGGTGACCGTCGAGAACACGGGCGACCGCGCCGGGACCGAGGTCGTTCAGCTGTACGTCAGTGACCCGGTCGGCAGTCGCGCACGGCCGGTCAGAGAGCTCGTCCGCTTCGACAAGGTCGACATCGACGCCGGCGACTCGGCGACGGTCTCGTTCGAGTTGACGGCCGCTGACCTCGCGTTCTGGACGGCTGACGAGACGTACGCGGCAGAGCCCGGCGCGTTCGAGGTGCAGGTCGGCCACGCGTCCGACGACATCACCGCTGTCGAGCGGTTCGAACTGGTCGAGTAAGGCACCCAGAGCTCTCCACGTTCGCTTCGACACGGCTCGTCGTTGCGACCGTGACCGTACGTGCTTGCTTCGTGCGCACGCGTCTCCGACATCACGACGGCCGTGAGAGAGCCGGTGAGTGGACGAGAGACACACCACGGGAGCCGTCCCGGAGTCGCCGTGGTGCTAGCTTTTTGGACCACGCGCCCCCAAGCGAGTACTATGCCCTCCACAGACGTCGTCACACGGATACGTGAGCGGCTCTGGACGCAGCGGAACCTGACCGTCGTCGTCGCGATCTCGCTCGGGCTCGCGCTTACCCACGGATTCAGCGTCGTGTTCGGCCCCGACGGGAGCTTCCTCCTCCTGTTGGCGGTCGGGGTCGTCGTCCCGACACTCTACGACGAGTACTGGCCGCGGTACGACCGAACGTGGAAGGCCGTCGGCTGGATCGGCGTGGCGGCGGGAGTCGTGGCAGCCGCGTTCGCCGGCCTCTACTGGGTCGGCACCGAGGGACTCGCGCTGGCTGAGCTTCCCGCCAGCGCGGGCGCGTTCGTTCTCATCACCGTCGGCGGCATCGTGACGCTCGGTCGGTGGAGCCACCGGTAGGGTCGCTGTCGCCCGAGACGTGCACCGGTGGGGACTCGCCCACGTCCGGTGTAGTCCCCTGGACGCCACGAGTGCCCCAGTCACGAGCAGGACGACTGCGACGGCCGTCAGGGGACTCTCGGGGAGCGTGTACACGAGGACGAGAGCTGACTCGGCGTCTCCCGTTCCTGCCGAGACGGAGAGCGTCGGGCTGTGCGGCCGTCACCTCCGTCAAAAATAAATCGCCGTCACGTCCATCGCGTGTATGGCCTACCGAAGGCAGCGGCAGGTGGTCGGTGCCGTCGGGCTCGCGCTCGTGGCGTTCGTGGCCGCCGTCCTGGTCGCCGCCGGCCCGCCGCACTCGCTCCTCGTCGCCGTCCAGCTCGCCGCGCTCGGACTCGGAGGCGCGTGTGACCTCGTGTCAGCCGTCGACAGCCCGCTCACGCGCCGCGTACCCTGGTACAAGTGGAGCGGTGCGGGGAGCATCCTGCTGGGTATCTCGATCCCGCTGGGGGTGGTCCCGACAGGGAGCCAGGAGGGCGACGCACTCTTTCTGTTCGGGATGACCGTCCTCGCGAGCCTCTCGATCACGGCGATTGGAGTCGAGTTGCTCCTCTTCGACGGCGTCCACCTCTTCGACGACCCGCCGGACGGTGCGTCGGCGAGCACTCACTGAGCGGTCGCTTCGGGCGGAGCGAGGTTCTTCAACGCGGCCGTCGTCCCCGGCACCGGGGGGTCCTCGAAGGGAAGGAGTGGTTTTGTCCGTCCCGGGTCACCGCCACCGCGAAGCTGCGGCGGCGCGACCGATGGATGCGGCTCCGCCGACGGACACGACAGCGTGCGAACAGAACGGCCAAGTGGGGCCAGTTCCGAGGTGTCGACGTGACACGGTCTGAACCACGCGTCGTCACCGGCCTCATGCTGGGCGCCTTCCTCGCGTTCGGCATCGACACGCTGGTAATCGTCGCCGGGCTCTGGTACGTCGACCGGCTCTCGGCCGCGGCGGCCAGGTGGGTCAGCGTCGCCGTGCTGGCCTTCTTCGCGCTCTGGGTCGGGGGCCGGTGGGCCCGCCTCCGGTTGCGCAACGGTGCAGGGGACGGCGGCGACACGGGCGACGACAACACCCACCAGCGCGACCCGCTCGAGAAGCTGAAACAGCGGTACGCCGACGGTGAGCTCTCGGACGCGGAGTTCGAGGAGCGACTCGACACGCTCCTCGACGCCGACCGGCGGGCCGAATCGACGGGCGAGACGGCCCGGCTCGAACTGTCCCGCGACTCCGAGTGACGACCCCCGGAACCGGCAGGACCAGTGTGGACCGCTCGGTTCGCGCCCTGCTCCTCGGCGGCACCGAAAGCCGTGTCGAGCGGAACTGCAGGCACCTCTCGGTCGTTGCGCTGGCCGGTGCGCGGTTGGGGCGTACGCCGTCGGGCTGTTCGGCGTCGCCGAACCGTGCTCGTCGTCTCGGGCGACGCGACATTCGTCGGCCTCGTCGTCGCGCTCGCGTTCGGTGTCGGTGCGCTCACACGGGGGGTGGTCAGTGTGGTCGGAGACGCCTGATTCTCGCACGGGTGCGAGCGACGATTGTGTTCGACCCGGTCACTCGTGAGGGTATCGTCCGTTCCGAGACTCGATTACACAGATAGCTGTGTAACGTTATGACGCGCGTGACCGGTGCGCTCACGCGTCGTCAGTCGAGACTATAGTCGTGCTGCTGCCGGTTTGTCGGCGCTGTCACACAGCAGGTTGGCTCTGACTCTCGTGTCGTGAGAGGGGCTGAGCAACCTCGTCAGCGTGCACACGCCCTCAGCCGGCCGTGGCGTCGTGTGCTCACCGAGAGCGACGCCGAGCGCGTCCCCGAGCAGTCAGGTCATCACTCCTGTCGCGCGTTGACGGAGACGACGGGCATCTCCGCCCCGCGAAGCACCCGGCCGGTCGTACTCCCTAAGACGAGTCGACTGAGTCCCGCCCGGCCACGCGTGCCCATCACGACGAGGTCGATGTCGTGTTCGTCCGCGTAGTCGAGGAGGGCCGCGGCGGGGGCTCCCTCGAGAACGGTCGTCAGCGCGTCGACCCCGCGCGTTCGGGCCTGTTCGGCGAGCGCCCGCGCCGCCGCTGCGCCGCGGGAGTCGGGGGTCGTGTCCGGTTCGTTCCCGGCCGCGGCGGCGGCCCGTTCTGCGCGGTCGGCCGCGGCGGCGACGTACACGGCGTGGACGCGGGCCCCGGTGTGTGCGGCAATCTCGAGGCCGTGGTCGACCGCTGCGGCCGCCGGCTCGCTCCCGTCCGTCGGCACGAGCACGTCGTCGTACCCGTCCGCGACGCGACTGCGGTCGAGCGAGCGGACGGTGAGCACCGGGGCCTCGGCCAGGCGGACGACGCGTTCTGTCACACTCCCGGCGACGAGTCGGCGGAGCCCGCTCCGTCCGTGCGTCCCCATCGCGAGCAGGTCGACGTCGTGGTCGTCCGCGTAGTCGAGAATCTCCTCGGCCGGCTCGCCCTTTCGGACGGCCGTCTGCACCGACGCCGAGCCGTCCTGCGTGTCGACGACAGCCTCGACGGTGGCGTCCGCCTCCGCTTCGAGGCGGTCGATGAACGCCTTGTCGACGCCGCCGGCGCTGAACGGGCCGGCCGCCTGCTGTAGGTCGATGACGGCGAGGACGTGGACCGTCGCGTCGAACGCGTCGGCGAGATACCGGCCGTGTTCGGCCGCCCGCAGGGCGTGGTCGCTGCCGTCGGTCGGAACGAGGATACGTTCGTACATCACTCGGTGGGCAGATGCGCGTGGCGGGTACATAAAAGGCGGCCGACGAGGCCGGCGCTCGGGGGACGCGCCGACGCCCACGACAAGACACTTATCGACTGCCCGTGACCGACCGTCGATGCCCGACCAGGCTGTCGTTCGCTGGCTGCTCGTCGCCCTCGCGCTCTGTGCGGGGTGTGCGAGTCCGAGCGCGCCGCAACCGTCGACGCCGACTGACGCGGTGCCGCCGTCCACGACCGACACGGCGGCCACGACGAGGGGCGCGACGACCGACTGTCCGCCCACCCTGCAGGTGACCGTCGCGACAGACAGCCAGCGCTCGCGAACGGACCGACGGGTCGAGTTCGCCGCCCTGGCTCCGGCGAGACAGCGCGAGTTCGAGGCGGCGCTCGCGAACGGTACCGTCGAACTGGACGACGCCCTCCCGGAGCCGTGGTCGGCACCACTGCTCGTCGACTACCGGGGTGAGCAGTACTACGCAGTCGCGCAGGTGTGTTGAGTCGGGGACCTCGTCTAGCCGCGAACGCGTCCAACTCGATCCGTCGAGCCAGCGCGTCACAGGCGTCGGCGAGCGGCCCGACGCACTCGGGACACTGGTGCGTTTTTTGTCGGTTTTCTATTAGGATTGGCCGGTGAACCGCGAATCAGAACGCGCGCTCGTCGGCACACTGGTCGCCGAACTCGGCGCGCTCACGCTGGACGACCTGCTTGCTCGTAGTCGGCCTGTTCGGAGGTAGGGCGTTCCTCAAGGAACGTCACAGTCGCTGCGCATCGTCGCGCGCTGCTTCGTCGACATCGGGCTGGTGATTCCCCACTGGGTGGCCCGCGACGTCCGGCAGCAGATGGCCGACCCGGCGTGCATCTGGATGCACGTCGCCGCAATTTTGGTGATTGATCTCGTTGGACATGCGGTGTCTCTCGCGGAACGTTCGAGATGGCGTGGACGGCGGCAGTCGCCCCCCGCAAAGGAGAGTTGCGGGTCACCTCCCGTACTCCGATGAGGCGGCCCGTTCGACCACTCGCCGAGATGGTGAGAACGGACGGAACGGTCCCGCCGAGTCAACACTTGTCGGGACGGGTGGAGTCAAGACGCTGTGAGTCGTCTGATGGGGTATGCCTGAAGAGACGATATTCGAGTTCGAACGGAGCATGGGGACGGCCGAAGTCGCGGAGTACCTCCGGACGGTCGCGGACCGCCTCGAGTCTGGCGAGGAGTTCACCCTCGAGTCGGGTGGGGAGTCGGTCACGCTCCGTCCGCCGGGACGCATGGAGTTCGAGGTGGAGGTCGAGCGGGAGACGTCGAAGTCGGGCGGGCCCGCCGAGATCGAGGTCGAGTTCGAACTCGAGTGGGACGAAGCCGACGACGACGACGGGTCGCTCACGATCGAGTGAGCGGGCCGCCGGGCTTCCGACCCCCCGCGCTTCCGAGCTCGCGACTGCCAGCGTGCGGTGCGGCCCGGCCACCGGCCGTACTGGTCTCGGGGGCGCTCGCGCCGCGGCTCGGCATCTCGACGGTGACGTCGGCGACCGCCGCGAAGCGCTCGCTGTCCATCGCCGGGAGTTGTGAGCGGTCGGTCACCCCGGCTTCGACGAGCGACCGCGCGCGGACGTCGCCGCTGCCAGTGATGTCGTCGAGGACGCCCGTTCGAGCCGGCGCTCGAAACGGTCGAGCGGTCGGGACAGGCGACTGGCGCGTCCACACCGTGGTGGCGGAACGGCGAGCACGGGCCGACGTTCATGACTCCTCGGGGCGCTGACGACGACCAGTAAATGAAATTATACCGATACGTAGGGGACGGTCGTCCGCCTTCGGCGACGTCGAGAGCCGGCAAATGAGTCGAGTTCCCGACCACCAGACACGGCCGTTCGGCGGGTTTCACTCCAGTCAGTCCGGGTTTCAGGGTCTTCCGGGCTCGCGGACATACCGCGACAGCGCAATCACACTTATTTCTTGTCAGGTCGATTGTATAGGAGCGAGGAACACTCATGAAAGACGCAGAACGGCAGGCGAAGCTGGCGAAGTTCCGGAGGGAGGTCGAGGACCTGGACAACGTCGTCGGGACGGCGATCGACCCCAAGACGGGGAAGATCGTCGCGCTCGTCACCGAGAAAAAACCAGAGCAAGACCTGCCCGATAACCAGCTGGTCGCGAACAACACGTCGCTCTCGAAGGACGAACACGGCGTCGTCGAGGTGGGTGAGCTCCGGGCACACTCCGTCCCGCTCGCGGCGGAGTCGTCGGCGGTCGTGCGGCCGGTCGAAGCGGGTGCCGAAGAGCAGCCGAAGAATCGCGACTGGGTCGGGACCGCGAGCTTCCTGGCGCGCGTGGTCGACACCTCGAAAGGGGAGTGGAGCACCGGCGTCTCGACGGGCAGCGTGGTCCGCCTGTCGAACTGGCACGTGTACGTCGGGGACGAGTTCGTGCCGCACCGCCCCATCAACCAGCCGTTCAAGGGCGGCAAGGTCGGCGAACTCGTCGGTGAGGTCCCCATCACCGACGGGGTGAAGGTCGACGTCGCCGCCCGTTCCGTCTCCATCGAGGACGGCTGGGGGACCATCGGTCTCGAGACGGCCGAGAACGGTGAGGAGTACGGCCGACGGGTCGTCTACGACATCACGGACGAACACGGCGGCAAGACGGTGACGAAGTCGGGGCGGACGACGGACGTGACCACGGCGGAGATCGTGCTGGTGGACGTCTCCGTCGACATCGACTACGGCGAGCCCGGCCACCCGAACCTCGTCCGGGTCGACGACTGCGTCATCACGACCGACCTCGGCGCGCCCGGTGACTCGGGCTCCCCGGTGTTTCTCACCGAGGACGGCGCGCTGTGTGGGCTGTACTTCGCCGGCTCCGCCGTCTCGGGCGTCTTCAGCCAGATCGGGAACGTCCGGGACGCACTCGGCGTCGAGCCCATCACCGACTGGGACGAGGACACACCGCCGACGGACTACGTCGTCGACAGGCCGACCGACGACGACCTCGAACAGTTCAAGCGCGACCTGGTCGAGTTCGTCGAGAACTGGCACCCGTCGTAGCCCGCTCGCCCGGCCGGGGCGACCACGGAGGGCCGTGTCCGCGCCCGCGACGGCGGGTCGCCCGCGCCACCGCGAGGCGTCCGGGAGACAGCGTCATACGCCGTGAGCGACTCCAAAGAGACAGATGGACGACTCACAGACCGAAGCGGGATGGCGTTCCGACCCGATCTGGCAGCTGTACGCCGCCTACGGGCGAGCGCACGTCGCCTACGCCGGCCTGGGCGTCGTTTCGACGGTCCTCGGTCGACTCTTCGGACTCGTCCCCGCGTTCGTCATCGGGCTGGCGGTCGACGCCATCTTCCTGCGCGAGCGCCCCTTCGGCCTGCCGTTCGTGCCCGCGGCGTGGCTGCCGACGAGTCCGGTCGACCAGCTGACCCTCGCCATCACCGTGTTGGTCGTGGCGACGGTCGGCGGAGCCGTCGCCTCCTGGCTCGAAGACTGGGGGTGGAGCGTGTTCGCCCAGCGCATCCAGCACGCGCTTCGGGTCGACGCGTACGACCGCCTCCAGCGCTTCGACCTCGCGTACTTCACGAACCGGCGGACGGGTGACCTGATGAGCGTGCTCAACAACGACGTGAACGCCCTCGAGACGTTCCTCGAAGACGGCCTCAGCGCGATTATCTGGATCGGGGCGACGGTCGTCGGGATTGGGGCGATACTGCTCACGCTCAACGTCCCGCTGACGCTCGTCACCCTGCTTCCCATCCCGGCGCTCGTCGCGTTCACGCTCTTTTTCACGCGCGTCATCGAACCGAAGTACCTCGCCATCAGGGGGAAGATCGGCGACCTCAACTCCCGGCTGGAGAACAACGTCAGCGGGATCGAAGTCATCAAGACCGAGGGGGCGGAGGCGTACGAGCGCGACCGCGTCGAGTCCACCTCGCGGTCGTACCTCACCGCGAACCTCACGGCCATCCGGACGCAGACGACCTATTACCCCGGGCTGACCGTCATCTCCGGCGTCGGCTTCGCCGTGACCTTCCTCGTCGGCGGCCTGTGGATTCTGACCGGCGCGCCGTTCGGCCTGTCGGCGACGCTCTCACCCGGCGAGTTCGTCACGTTCGTCATCTACGCCCAGCAGTTCGTCTGGCCCGTCCTCCGTTTCGGGACCGTCGTCGACGACTACGAGCGGGCGAAGGCCGCGGCCGTCCGCGTCGCCGACGTGATGGCGCGCGAGAGCCGCATCGCAGCCGCGCCGGATGCGACCGACCTCGACGTCCGTACCGGCGCGGTCGAGTTCGACCACGTCTCGTTCGGCTACGACACCGACCGCGGCCGGCGCGTTATCACCGACGTGTCACTCGACGTCGCCGGCGGCGAGACCATCGGCGTGGTCGGCCCGACGGGCGCGGGCAAGTCGACGCTCCTCAAACTCGTCCCCCGGCTGTACGACGCAGACGAGGGCGCGGTCCGCATCGACGGTCGGGACGTCCGCGACGTGACGCTCACGAGCCTCCGACGGGCCGTCGGCTACGTCAGCCAGGAGCCGTTCTTGTTCTTCGGGACGATTCGCGAGAACATCCGCTACGGGACGTTCGACGCGACGGACGAGGACGTCGAACGCGCCGCGAAGCGAGCACAGGCGCACGCGTTCGTCCAGAACCTCCCCGACGGGTACGAGACGCGCGTGGGCGAACGCGGCGTGAAACTCTCCGGTGGGCAGCGACAGCGCATCGCCCTCGCACGGACCATCCTCAAAGACCCCGCGATTCTCGTCCTCGACGAGGCGACCGCCAGCGTCGACACCGAGACGGAGGCGCTCATCCAGCGGAGCATCGCCGAGTTCGCTCGCGACCGGACGACGTTCGTCATCGCCCACCGGCTGTCGACCGTCCGCAACGCGGACCGCATCGTGGTCGTCGACGACGGCCGAATCACGGAACGGGGGACTCACACCGAACTCCTCGCTCGCGACGGCCTCTACGCCAACTTCTGGCGCGTCCAGGCGGGCGAGGTCGACGCGCTCCCCCCGGAGTTCCTCGAACGGGCGATGGCGCGGGGTGCCGAACGCCACGACAGGGGCTGAGCGGGGCGTGTCGCCTGGCCGGACGCAGCCGTCCGGAACTCGGACGTATTCACCGAGAGTGTTCAGTGTTCGTGTTCACTAGTGGTGTTCACTGGTGAATTCGTCAGACGGCGCATCCGTCTCGGTCGGGGCCTACGCGTGTGCCGCAGGGGGTCGAGACGGTGGTCTCGCTCTCGGACGCCATCGTGTGACACCGATGCGTTCGGTGTGTTCGCGGGCGTCCTGGGCCGCGGCGTTGCTCACAGGGTGGAGTGACGGTGAGAGTGACGGTGTCGGACACCGCCGGGCGTCACTCCGCGTCGAGCTTCGCCTTCGTGTACGCCTTCAGCCCACCCTGTGAGACGAGCTCTTGCAGGAATGGCGGGAGGGGCTCGGCGTCGTACGTCTCGTCTTTCGTGTGGTTGCGGACGACACCCGCGTCGAGGGCCATCGACACCTCGTCCCCGTCGTCGATACCGCCCGCGCCCGGACAGATGAGCACCGGCAGTCCCAGATTGATGGCGTTGCGGAAGAAGATGCGCGCGAACGACTCCGCGACGACGCCCGCGACGCCCGCACCGAGGAGGGCGAGCGGTGCCTGTTCACGCGACGACCCGCTCCCGAAGTTCGTCCCCGCGACGACGAAGTCGCCCGGCTGGACCGTCTCGGAGAACGCCGGCCGGAGGTCGTTGAAGGCGTGCTGGGCGAGTTCGTCCGGGTCCGAGGAGACGATGAACCGAGACGGGGTTATCTGGTCTGTGTCGATGTCGTCGCCGAAGCACCACGCGCGACCCGGGTCCGCCGGGTCCGGTCGGGCGCTCACGACTCCGCCCCTCCGGCGGTCGTCGACGAGGAGACGACGTGGTCGTCGTACCGGTTCGTCGCGTGGGTCCGCGGGTCGGTGATCTCGCCGTACAGCGCGGAGACGCCGACGGTCGCGGGGCTGGCGAGGTAGACCCGCGACTCCATCGACCCCTCGCGCCCGGGGAAGTTCCGGTTCGCGGTGGCGAGACAGACGTCGCCGTCCCCGAGGACGCCCTGGTGGTAGCCCGCACACGGGCCGCAGCCGGCGGCCTGGACAAT
This is a stretch of genomic DNA from Salinigranum halophilum. It encodes these proteins:
- a CDS encoding chymotrypsin family serine protease, whose amino-acid sequence is MKDAERQAKLAKFRREVEDLDNVVGTAIDPKTGKIVALVTEKKPEQDLPDNQLVANNTSLSKDEHGVVEVGELRAHSVPLAAESSAVVRPVEAGAEEQPKNRDWVGTASFLARVVDTSKGEWSTGVSTGSVVRLSNWHVYVGDEFVPHRPINQPFKGGKVGELVGEVPITDGVKVDVAARSVSIEDGWGTIGLETAENGEEYGRRVVYDITDEHGGKTVTKSGRTTDVTTAEIVLVDVSVDIDYGEPGHPNLVRVDDCVITTDLGAPGDSGSPVFLTEDGALCGLYFAGSAVSGVFSQIGNVRDALGVEPITDWDEDTPPTDYVVDRPTDDDLEQFKRDLVEFVENWHPS
- a CDS encoding glycoside hydrolase family 3 N-terminal domain-containing protein; translation: METQTRSLLDHLSPERRAAIEEHVETLLSELTLEQKVGQLNQVNADFATGTAVADMDLEEGIRDGDIGSVLNFADLDEARRFQELAVEESDHGIPLVLALDVIHGYRTIFPIPLGEAASWNPEMAALSARVAATEAAADGVHWTFAPSVDVGRDPRWGRVMEAAGEDPYLTAETSKARVRGFQGDDLAADDTVLACAKHYVGYGASEAGREYNIVDISETTLREVHLPPFEACLEAGVGSVMNAFNLHERIPASSNDELVEGILRGELDFEDLVVSDWNSFGELIEHGVAGDLRDAARACIEAGSDVDMVSGAYATELVGLVEDGVVDEALVDDAVRRLLTVKGVLGLFDDPYRYFDEERRSQRILTDDHRAAAREVARESLVLLKNEADLLPVDERDDVALVGGLADSATDMLGAWRAEGDPDDVTTLRTTLTDRVESLTYVEGCDRDGAVGDEQLERAVEAVTSADVAIVAVGERYSQSGEAASRAHLDLPGDQRALLEALVETGTPVAAVLFSGRPLAIDWEADHVPALLEAWFPGVEAGPAIADVLLGEDDPSGRLPMSFPITEGQIPLYYNRLRTGRPAEDGEVDLTVAPENHAEKYLSRYLDVPNEPLYAFGHGESYTEFAYTDLTLGTDAVTAEETLSVEVTVENTGDRAGTEVVQLYVSDPVGSRARPVRELVRFDKVDIDAGDSATVSFELTAADLAFWTADETYAAEPGAFEVQVGHASDDITAVERFELVE
- a CDS encoding SHOCT domain-containing protein, whose product is MTRSEPRVVTGLMLGAFLAFGIDTLVIVAGLWYVDRLSAAAARWVSVAVLAFFALWVGGRWARLRLRNGAGDGGDTGDDNTHQRDPLEKLKQRYADGELSDAEFEERLDTLLDADRRAESTGETARLELSRDSE
- a CDS encoding amphi-Trp domain-containing protein, yielding MPEETIFEFERSMGTAEVAEYLRTVADRLESGEEFTLESGGESVTLRPPGRMEFEVEVERETSKSGGPAEIEVEFELEWDEADDDDGSLTIE
- a CDS encoding ABC transporter ATP-binding protein, whose protein sequence is MDDSQTEAGWRSDPIWQLYAAYGRAHVAYAGLGVVSTVLGRLFGLVPAFVIGLAVDAIFLRERPFGLPFVPAAWLPTSPVDQLTLAITVLVVATVGGAVASWLEDWGWSVFAQRIQHALRVDAYDRLQRFDLAYFTNRRTGDLMSVLNNDVNALETFLEDGLSAIIWIGATVVGIGAILLTLNVPLTLVTLLPIPALVAFTLFFTRVIEPKYLAIRGKIGDLNSRLENNVSGIEVIKTEGAEAYERDRVESTSRSYLTANLTAIRTQTTYYPGLTVISGVGFAVTFLVGGLWILTGAPFGLSATLSPGEFVTFVIYAQQFVWPVLRFGTVVDDYERAKAAAVRVADVMARESRIAAAPDATDLDVRTGAVEFDHVSFGYDTDRGRRVITDVSLDVAGGETIGVVGPTGAGKSTLLKLVPRLYDADEGAVRIDGRDVRDVTLTSLRRAVGYVSQEPFLFFGTIRENIRYGTFDATDEDVERAAKRAQAHAFVQNLPDGYETRVGERGVKLSGGQRQRIALARTILKDPAILVLDEATASVDTETEALIQRSIAEFARDRTTFVIAHRLSTVRNADRIVVVDDGRITERGTHTELLARDGLYANFWRVQAGEVDALPPEFLERAMARGAERHDRG
- a CDS encoding universal stress protein encodes the protein MYERILVPTDGSDHALRAAEHGRYLADAFDATVHVLAVIDLQQAAGPFSAGGVDKAFIDRLEAEADATVEAVVDTQDGSASVQTAVRKGEPAEEILDYADDHDVDLLAMGTHGRSGLRRLVAGSVTERVVRLAEAPVLTVRSLDRSRVADGYDDVLVPTDGSEPAAAAVDHGLEIAAHTGARVHAVYVAAAADRAERAAAAAGNEPDTTPDSRGAAAARALAEQARTRGVDALTTVLEGAPAAALLDYADEHDIDLVVMGTRGRAGLSRLVLGSTTGRVLRGAEMPVVSVNARQE
- a CDS encoding 3-isopropylmalate dehydratase small subunit, coding for MSARPDPADPGRAWCFGDDIDTDQITPSRFIVSSDPDELAQHAFNDLRPAFSETVQPGDFVVAGTNFGSGSSREQAPLALLGAGVAGVVAESFARIFFRNAINLGLPVLICPGAGGIDDGDEVSMALDAGVVRNHTKDETYDAEPLPPFLQELVSQGGLKAYTKAKLDAE